The following are encoded together in the Alphaproteobacteria bacterium genome:
- a CDS encoding phytanoyl-CoA dioxygenase family protein — protein MRLSEDQLAAFDRDGWLMIPEAFAPAEVALLKREADRVYALDRPEVFREKDGKTARTAFAAHTYNEAFRRLGRHPRLVEPVEQLLGGPVYIHQYKINAKAAFDGDVWQWHQDYGTWARDDAMPEARAMNVALFIDPVTEFNGPLIFIPGSHKQGVIEAGHDVTTTSYPLWTLDKDTIRKLVAHGGLVAPKGPAGSVLMFHANLVHGSPSNMSPFDRTIVYLSLCRTDNHIRQFKRPEWIAHRDFAPIACLADDCLDELVHAAAA, from the coding sequence ATGCGGCTCAGCGAAGACCAGTTGGCGGCATTCGACCGCGACGGCTGGCTGATGATTCCCGAGGCGTTCGCGCCGGCGGAAGTCGCGCTGCTGAAGCGCGAGGCCGACCGGGTCTATGCGCTCGACCGGCCCGAGGTGTTCCGCGAGAAGGACGGCAAGACCGCACGCACCGCCTTCGCCGCCCACACCTACAACGAGGCGTTCCGCCGCCTGGGTCGCCACCCGCGGCTGGTCGAGCCGGTCGAGCAACTGCTCGGCGGCCCGGTCTATATCCACCAGTACAAGATCAACGCCAAGGCCGCCTTCGACGGCGACGTCTGGCAATGGCACCAGGACTACGGCACCTGGGCGCGCGACGACGCGATGCCCGAGGCACGGGCGATGAACGTCGCGCTGTTCATCGACCCGGTGACCGAGTTCAACGGCCCGCTGATCTTCATTCCCGGGTCGCACAAGCAGGGCGTGATCGAGGCCGGACACGACGTCACCACCACCTCATACCCGCTGTGGACCCTCGACAAGGACACGATCCGCAAGCTGGTCGCCCATGGCGGCCTGGTCGCGCCGAAGGGCCCGGCGGGCAGCGTGCTGATGTTCCACGCGAACCTGGTGCACGGCAGCCCGAGCAACATGTCGCCATTCGACCGCACCATCGTCTATCTGAGCCTGTGCCGTACCGACAACCACATCCGCCAGTTCAAGCGCCCGGAATGGATCGCCCACCGCGACTTCGCGCCGATCGCCTGCCTGGCCGACGACTGCCTGGACGAACTGGTCCACGCCGCGGCGGCGTGA
- a CDS encoding glycosyltransferase: MTQPIILLKGQSQYGALRLHVDQLARAFQALGQPTWIFDYATDGMDRLIRALNEGCRAVVSFNGIGLDVAVDDKPFYDVVQVPLLTLVVDHPAHHHKRLAAAGSRVVVDLIDRSHLAWLHDVFGADRFAIAGVLPPGGNIETAPADADADGFLARRDIALLFTGTYRGAPERPWSGLASAFVRRILDAAADLCLAHDMLPVEEGLRRALTALDVALAGPVRQQFWRLSAMLTDYVHSLRRHQALNVIGASGLPLSLYGRDWEPYLEAHPHVAYGGEGSFEETLHHLQRTRICLNTNTNFVAGAHERVFAAQLAGAAVCTDASAWYADHYADGEDILLYRWTRLDALPALLRSRLDDPAGLAAIALAGRARAEASHRWSHRAEVLLGQIDLHYGFGRSQPGH; this comes from the coding sequence TTGACCCAGCCGATCATCCTGCTGAAGGGGCAGTCGCAATACGGCGCCCTTCGGCTGCATGTCGACCAGCTGGCCCGTGCCTTCCAGGCGCTGGGGCAGCCGACCTGGATCTTCGACTACGCCACCGACGGCATGGACCGGCTGATCCGCGCGCTCAACGAGGGCTGCCGCGCGGTGGTGTCGTTCAACGGCATCGGCCTCGACGTCGCGGTCGACGACAAGCCGTTCTACGACGTGGTCCAGGTGCCGCTGCTCACCCTGGTGGTCGACCACCCGGCGCACCATCACAAGCGCCTGGCCGCGGCCGGCAGCCGGGTCGTCGTCGACCTGATCGACCGCAGCCACCTGGCCTGGCTGCACGACGTGTTCGGCGCCGACCGCTTCGCCATCGCCGGCGTACTGCCGCCGGGCGGCAACATCGAGACCGCACCGGCCGATGCCGACGCCGACGGGTTCCTGGCCCGGCGCGACATCGCGCTGCTGTTCACCGGCACCTATCGCGGTGCGCCGGAGCGGCCTTGGTCCGGGCTGGCCAGCGCCTTCGTGCGCCGGATCCTGGATGCGGCGGCCGACCTGTGCCTGGCCCACGACATGCTGCCGGTCGAGGAAGGGCTGCGCCGCGCGCTGACGGCGCTCGACGTCGCGCTCGCCGGCCCGGTGCGCCAGCAGTTCTGGCGGCTGTCTGCGATGCTGACCGACTACGTGCACAGCCTGCGCCGGCATCAGGCGCTGAACGTGATCGGCGCATCCGGCCTGCCGCTCAGCCTCTACGGCCGCGACTGGGAGCCCTATCTGGAGGCGCATCCGCACGTGGCCTATGGCGGCGAGGGCAGCTTCGAGGAAACGCTGCACCACCTGCAGCGCACCCGGATCTGCCTGAACACCAACACCAATTTCGTCGCCGGCGCCCATGAGCGGGTGTTCGCGGCCCAGCTGGCCGGCGCGGCCGTCTGCACCGATGCCAGCGCGTGGTATGCCGACCACTATGCCGACGGCGAGGACATCCTGCTCTACCGCTGGACCCGGCTCGACGCGCTGCCGGCGTTGCTGCGGTCCCGGCTCGACGATCCCGCGGGCCTCGCCGCCATCGCGCTGGCCGGCCGGGCAAGGGCGGAGGCTTCTCACCGCTGGAGCCACCGGGCCGAGGTCCTGCTCGGCCAGATCGACCTGCACTACGGATTCGGGCGCTCCCAGCCGGGGCACTGA
- a CDS encoding NTP transferase domain-containing protein, with product MTATIIVTMAGEGRRFRDAGFDLPKFAIPVHGRTLLDWSLYSLTRFAAARARVVFVARAADNAIGAIARACAATGFQDWSVVTVDGPTDGQATTVLRAEIAVADPQERLLVYNVDTLVWPGALDPAAFRGDGWIPCFPGAGEAWSFARADAAGRVAEVREKRRISADATVGLYGFANWQAFRAAYDATYGGGAPREAGECYVAPLYNAMIAAGADVRLSRLPASAVVPLGTPDDVARFAATVPVEPDFAPRRREAAA from the coding sequence ATGACCGCGACGATCATCGTCACCATGGCCGGCGAGGGGCGGCGCTTCCGCGACGCCGGCTTCGACCTGCCGAAATTCGCCATTCCGGTGCACGGCCGCACCCTGCTCGACTGGTCGCTGTACAGCCTGACGCGATTCGCCGCGGCGCGCGCCAGGGTGGTTTTCGTCGCCCGTGCGGCGGACAATGCCATCGGCGCCATCGCGCGTGCCTGCGCCGCCACCGGCTTCCAGGACTGGTCGGTGGTGACCGTCGACGGCCCGACCGACGGCCAGGCCACCACCGTGCTGCGGGCGGAGATCGCGGTCGCCGACCCGCAGGAACGCCTGCTGGTCTACAACGTCGACACGCTGGTCTGGCCAGGCGCACTCGACCCTGCCGCGTTCCGCGGCGACGGCTGGATTCCGTGCTTTCCCGGCGCCGGCGAGGCCTGGAGCTTCGCCCGCGCCGACGCCGCCGGCCGGGTCGCCGAGGTGCGCGAGAAGCGCCGGATCTCGGCCGACGCCACCGTCGGCCTGTACGGCTTCGCCAACTGGCAGGCATTCCGCGCCGCCTACGATGCGACCTATGGCGGCGGCGCGCCGCGCGAGGCCGGAGAATGCTATGTGGCGCCGCTGTACAATGCGATGATCGCGGCGGGTGCCGACGTGCGGCTCAGCCGGCTGCCGGCGTCGGCGGTGGTTCCGCTCGGCACGCCCGACGACGTCGCGCGATTCGCCGCGACCGTGCCGGTCGAACCCGACTTCGCCCCCCGCCGGCGCGAGGCCGCTGCTTGA